A window of the bacterium genome harbors these coding sequences:
- a CDS encoding DUF503 domain-containing protein, giving the protein MTIGLLRIELFIVDANNLKDKRGVMRSMVDNLRRRFNISVIEEGNTKWRRAIISIAHLSSNRGRCNGTLNKIVDYIRENPRVEIINYSIELL; this is encoded by the coding sequence ATGACAATCGGTCTATTGAGGATTGAATTGTTCATAGTAGATGCCAACAATTTGAAGGATAAGAGGGGGGTTATGCGAAGTATGGTTGATAACCTTAGGAGAAGGTTCAATATCTCTGTTATTGAGGAGGGGAACACCAAGTGGAGGAGGGCAATTATCAGCATAGCCCATTTGTCCTCAAATAGAGGAAGATGCAATGGAACACTGAATAAAATCGTTGATTATATAAGGGAAAACCCGAGAGTAGAGATAATAAATTATTCAATAGAATTACTTTAG
- the nusA gene encoding transcription termination/antitermination protein NusA — protein MQVEELLRAVRELEKERNLPREVLVDIIKQAIIRAYHKHCGEEGNLRVEIDFNTAGVKIFTHKIVVEKATDKSIEISLEEARKIKPNARIGEVIEINVTPKEFGRIAAQTAKNVLLQRIREVENRLVREECARYLEKVTTGIVLRRDGKVVHMRVGRAEAILPPGEQVPREHYHPNDRFKVYVLRTEETSRGLRLVVSRSHPNLVKGLFEIEVPEIAAGIVEIKGIAREPGSRTKLAIYSKNPRVDPIGTCVGPRGARVQSVVNELRGEKIDLVRWSPDMREYIANALSPAKVKEVYLFEEEKRALVVVPEEHLSLAIGREGQNVRLAVKLIGWHIDIRSEEREEIEKVEIPAREETNGAD, from the coding sequence ATGCAGGTAGAAGAACTTCTTAGAGCAGTCAGAGAATTGGAGAAGGAGAGAAACCTCCCTCGTGAGGTGCTTGTGGATATCATAAAGCAGGCAATCATCCGTGCTTACCACAAGCACTGTGGAGAGGAGGGCAATCTCCGTGTGGAGATTGATTTTAACACCGCTGGGGTGAAAATCTTTACTCATAAAATCGTTGTGGAGAAAGCAACTGATAAGTCCATTGAGATATCCCTTGAGGAAGCAAGGAAGATAAAGCCAAATGCGAGGATAGGAGAGGTCATAGAGATAAATGTTACGCCGAAGGAGTTCGGCAGGATAGCGGCTCAGACGGCGAAAAATGTCCTTCTACAAAGGATAAGGGAGGTGGAGAATCGCCTTGTAAGGGAGGAATGCGCTCGTTATCTGGAGAAGGTAACAACCGGCATCGTCTTGCGAAGGGACGGCAAGGTCGTGCATATGAGGGTGGGAAGAGCTGAGGCTATTCTCCCTCCCGGAGAACAGGTTCCCCGTGAGCACTATCATCCAAACGATAGATTTAAGGTGTATGTCCTCAGGACAGAGGAGACCTCAAGGGGGCTCAGGCTCGTTGTCTCTCGTTCCCATCCCAATTTAGTTAAAGGGTTATTTGAAATAGAGGTTCCCGAGATAGCGGCGGGAATCGTGGAGATAAAGGGGATAGCAAGGGAGCCGGGCTCCCGCACAAAGTTAGCCATATACTCCAAAAACCCCCGTGTTGACCCCATTGGAACCTGTGTTGGACCGAGAGGGGCGAGAGTTCAATCGGTGGTGAATGAGTTGAGGGGCGAGAAGATAGATTTGGTTCGCTGGAGCCCCGATATGAGGGAATATATAGCGAATGCCCTAAGCCCAGCAAAGGTGAAAGAGGTATATCTTTTTGAGGAGGAAAAAAGGGCTCTCGTAGTCGTTCCCGAGGAACATCTTTCCTTAGCTATCGGGAGAGAGGGACAAAATGTGAGATTAGCGGTTAAGTTAATTGGCTGGCACATTGATATAAGAAGCGAGGAAAGGGAAGAGATAGAGAAGGTGGAGATTCCTGCGAGGGAGGAAACAAATGGAGCCGATTAG
- a CDS encoding bifunctional riboflavin kinase/FAD synthetase, with protein sequence MSGRTIVPGTFDGVHLGHLFLLEKAKEIACGAVTVLTFHPHPLIFLGEKREDFLLTTPKEKEEFLKYAGVEEIITLPFDSKLREMTAEHFFREILIEMLSAKKIIVGEDFRFGRGREGDVEELLNLGELYDVEVFICPPFKINGEEVKSERIRNLLKMGEVKRAKEMLGRFYSLRGMVVKGKGLGRKIGYPTANLEVAREKLLPAKGIYAVKGKVRGEIHDAICYIGDSPTVSEGGKLSVEVHIFGMERELAGEELEVFFIERIREERKFPSLKELVEQIGEDIREAQRILASY encoded by the coding sequence ATGAGTGGTAGAACGATTGTTCCGGGGACCTTTGACGGCGTTCATCTCGGTCATCTGTTCTTGTTAGAGAAGGCGAAGGAAATCGCATGCGGAGCGGTCACTGTCCTGACTTTCCATCCTCATCCCCTTATTTTTCTCGGCGAGAAAAGGGAGGATTTCCTTTTAACCACTCCCAAGGAAAAAGAAGAATTTTTGAAATACGCGGGGGTGGAAGAAATAATAACATTGCCTTTCGATTCGAAATTGAGGGAGATGACGGCTGAGCACTTTTTCCGGGAAATCCTCATAGAAATGCTATCGGCGAAGAAGATAATTGTAGGGGAGGACTTTCGTTTTGGACGAGGACGAGAAGGAGATGTGGAGGAGCTTCTAAATCTGGGAGAATTATATGATGTTGAGGTCTTCATTTGCCCTCCCTTCAAGATAAACGGAGAGGAGGTTAAAAGCGAAAGAATAAGAAATTTGTTGAAAATGGGGGAAGTAAAAAGGGCAAAGGAGATGCTTGGGAGGTTTTACTCGCTACGAGGGATGGTTGTAAAGGGAAAGGGATTAGGGAGGAAAATAGGCTATCCAACGGCGAACTTGGAGGTTGCAAGGGAAAAATTATTGCCAGCGAAGGGAATATATGCGGTAAAGGGAAAGGTAAGGGGAGAAATTCACGACGCCATCTGCTATATAGGCGACAGTCCAACCGTATCTGAAGGCGGTAAGCTCTCGGTGGAAGTTCACATATTCGGGATGGAAAGGGAGTTGGCTGGTGAGGAGTTAGAGGTCTTCTTTATAGAGAGGATAAGGGAAGAACGGAAATTTCCCTCTTTGAAAGAATTAGTGGAACAGATTGGAGAGGACATAAGAGAGGCCCAACGAATCCTCGCATCCTATTGA
- a CDS encoding bifunctional oligoribonuclease/PAP phosphatase NrnA, whose translation MRNLKKAIEIIHQANTICIACHENPDGDAIASLVALGRSLTKLGKDVSLLSPDGVPSNLAFLTDSQSIKTFLPPYPFDLLILVDAESPRRLGKLQAPESKNLLILDHHPPSHDNALKIVDVKASSTAELVYEFIKKLSIPFDSQIIEAILVGIISDTGGLRLPNTTPKTLRIVAKLMESGGSLIDIYRKLYEEREEGYIKVLGEVLLRARRLWDGKIILSYIKASDRERYGMEEKDLEGIIDYLRVLKGWEVIFLLRETNHGVKVSIRSRFLDAGKFAKIFGGGGHKEAAGCNISLPLEEAEKKLLEELRKWMEC comes from the coding sequence ATGAGAAATCTTAAAAAAGCTATAGAGATAATTCATCAAGCGAATACTATCTGTATAGCTTGCCACGAAAATCCCGATGGCGATGCCATTGCCAGCCTTGTAGCTCTCGGCAGGAGCTTAACGAAATTGGGAAAGGATGTTTCTCTCCTAAGCCCAGATGGAGTTCCATCAAATCTCGCATTCCTCACTGATTCCCAAAGCATCAAAACTTTTCTTCCCCCTTACCCTTTTGACCTCCTCATTTTAGTTGATGCGGAATCCCCAAGAAGGTTGGGAAAGTTGCAAGCCCCCGAAAGCAAAAACCTCTTGATATTAGACCATCACCCTCCCTCCCACGACAATGCCTTAAAAATAGTTGATGTAAAAGCATCCTCAACTGCTGAGTTGGTCTACGAATTTATAAAAAAGCTCTCAATACCCTTTGATTCCCAGATAATAGAGGCGATTCTCGTGGGAATTATCTCAGATACAGGTGGTTTGCGTTTGCCCAACACTACACCCAAGACCCTGAGAATCGTAGCAAAACTTATGGAAAGCGGTGGTAGCCTTATAGATATATACAGAAAATTATACGAGGAAAGGGAAGAAGGGTATATCAAGGTTCTCGGAGAAGTTCTATTGAGAGCAAGGAGGCTTTGGGATGGGAAGATAATCCTCTCTTATATCAAAGCCTCCGATAGGGAGAGATATGGAATGGAGGAAAAGGATTTGGAGGGAATAATAGATTATCTGCGTGTTCTAAAGGGATGGGAGGTAATTTTCCTATTGAGGGAGACCAACCATGGGGTGAAGGTAAGCATTCGGTCTCGTTTTTTGGATGCGGGCAAATTCGCGAAAATCTTCGGTGGTGGTGGGCATAAAGAGGCGGCAGGATGCAACATCTCTCTTCCCCTTGAGGAAGCCGAGAAGAAGCTCTTGGAGGAATTGAGGAAATGGATGGAGTGCTGA
- a CDS encoding O-antigen ligase family protein, with product MRITGVFILIILALFIPAISGAGIFIPKSIAFYLPQILIFLALFVLLLKSEISSSFLLYPLVAFAFFSLLSIFWSSDKYLSANESLRIIASLSVFPLALSLSREDTKKVLIALTLSSGFVSLYGISEYLRARFIMGDPTWRIFSTFINPNILAGFLATTIFPILALFLLLEKGNLIIGFLLFAQLIALFLTGSRGGFIAFAGALVFFFIVIIRLKTFPLFLKKAVPLLLLVFLLAYFGEFIKPLGRRVAGGGGVEEAQSGAFRTLLWKSAKEMIKTKPIGWGAGTFELIYPRYAIGGFSRMAHNSYLQFASEIGIQGLLALLCFLFLLAYHIHKRHPDLPKEEALLLGALLSGIFASSLHSLVDYDWQIMANFFTLFLLSGLACSLIELRGKKLGRGLAVFPLLFLIFALDLSISNHYLETAKRSTKVDPWRAEECLKLSLRFAPFNGEARWYLGLMRVKKGDKEGIKLMKESLRLYPYPPNFYQLGKVFLSLGNKKEAERWFRKTVEVDPHSLPAYLALGQLLLEEGKINEAREIFLKILEIENSQYEATKPIAFFKEPAYPIAKLELGKMTLRKNPREAKRIIEEAVKQFEEYLSNYRQWKEVMERFTYVEEKEIEKYLLESKSLLKMLQ from the coding sequence TTGAGGATAACAGGCGTTTTTATCCTTATTATTCTTGCCCTTTTCATTCCCGCGATAAGCGGTGCAGGGATTTTTATCCCTAAATCCATAGCCTTTTACCTCCCTCAAATACTCATCTTCCTTGCCCTCTTCGTCCTTTTACTAAAAAGCGAAATATCCTCTTCCTTCCTTCTCTATCCCCTCGTCGCTTTCGCTTTCTTTTCCCTCCTTTCCATCTTTTGGTCATCAGACAAATACCTCTCAGCAAATGAATCTCTTCGCATAATCGCCTCCTTATCCGTTTTCCCCCTTGCTCTTAGCTTGAGCCGAGAGGATACAAAGAAAGTTCTTATTGCCCTTACCCTATCCTCGGGCTTCGTCTCCCTGTATGGAATCTCTGAATACCTTCGTGCCCGCTTCATTATGGGAGACCCGACCTGGCGCATCTTCTCAACTTTCATCAATCCAAACATATTGGCTGGCTTCCTGGCCACGACAATCTTTCCCATTCTTGCCCTATTTCTTTTGCTTGAAAAAGGCAACCTAATCATCGGCTTTCTCCTCTTCGCCCAGCTAATCGCCCTCTTCCTTACCGGCTCGAGAGGAGGCTTCATAGCCTTCGCTGGCGCCTTAGTTTTCTTTTTCATCGTTATAATCAGGCTGAAAACCTTTCCCCTCTTCTTGAAAAAAGCCGTGCCTCTCCTTCTTTTGGTCTTTCTGCTCGCTTACTTCGGAGAGTTCATCAAACCCCTTGGTCGGAGGGTCGCAGGCGGCGGAGGAGTAGAGGAAGCCCAATCGGGTGCTTTCCGCACCCTCCTCTGGAAATCGGCTAAGGAGATGATAAAGACAAAGCCGATTGGCTGGGGTGCGGGAACATTTGAGCTCATATATCCTCGCTATGCAATAGGTGGCTTCAGCAGGATGGCTCATAACTCCTATCTTCAATTCGCAAGCGAAATCGGCATTCAAGGATTGCTTGCCCTCCTTTGCTTTCTATTCCTCTTGGCATATCATATCCACAAACGCCATCCCGACCTCCCCAAGGAAGAGGCACTCCTCTTGGGCGCTCTTTTAAGCGGAATTTTCGCCTCCTCCCTCCATTCCTTAGTTGATTACGATTGGCAGATTATGGCGAATTTCTTCACCCTCTTCCTTCTTTCCGGGCTCGCTTGCTCCCTAATAGAATTGAGAGGGAAAAAGCTGGGAAGGGGGCTCGCCGTTTTCCCCTTGCTATTTCTCATTTTCGCCCTTGATTTATCCATTTCAAATCACTACCTTGAAACCGCTAAGCGTTCAACGAAAGTTGACCCCTGGAGGGCAGAGGAGTGCTTGAAATTATCGTTGCGTTTTGCCCCCTTCAATGGAGAGGCAAGATGGTATTTGGGATTGATGAGGGTCAAAAAGGGGGATAAAGAGGGAATTAAACTCATGAAAGAATCCCTGCGTCTATATCCCTATCCTCCCAATTTCTATCAATTGGGAAAGGTATTCCTTTCTCTCGGAAATAAAAAGGAAGCGGAGAGATGGTTCAGGAAGACTGTAGAGGTTGACCCTCACTCCCTTCCCGCCTATCTTGCTCTAGGGCAACTTCTTTTAGAAGAGGGGAAAATTAACGAAGCGAGAGAGATTTTCTTAAAGATTTTGGAGATAGAGAATAGCCAATATGAGGCGACGAAGCCGATAGCATTCTTCAAGGAACCCGCTTATCCTATCGCCAAATTAGAATTGGGAAAGATGACTTTACGAAAGAATCCCAGGGAAGCCAAGAGGATTATTGAGGAAGCTGTAAAACAATTTGAGGAATATCTCTCCAACTACAGGCAATGGAAAGAGGTAATGGAGAGATTCACTTATGTTGAGGAAAAGGAAATAGAGAAATACCTCTTGGAAAGCAAAAGTTTGCTGAAAATGCTTCAATAG
- the rbfA gene encoding 30S ribosome-binding factor RbfA, whose amino-acid sequence MRPRRLFRLRELFIEELSNVIHDKVKDPRLGFVTVTDVEISSDLEHAKVYVSVLEEGEVAKKTIEGLENAAGFIRYELKKRIKNLRTFPSLSFHLDESLKRGSQVIEALNKLQEDEKS is encoded by the coding sequence ATGAGACCACGCAGACTTTTTCGGCTGAGGGAACTATTTATTGAGGAGTTGAGTAATGTGATTCACGATAAGGTTAAGGACCCAAGGCTTGGGTTTGTAACCGTCACGGATGTGGAGATATCCAGCGATTTGGAGCATGCAAAGGTCTATGTCAGCGTGCTTGAGGAAGGCGAGGTTGCGAAAAAGACCATAGAGGGCTTGGAAAATGCTGCCGGCTTTATCAGATACGAACTGAAGAAAAGAATAAAAAATCTTCGCACATTCCCTTCCCTCAGCTTCCATCTTGATGAATCGTTGAAGAGAGGTTCGCAGGTGATAGAAGCTCTTAACAAACTCCAAGAGGATGAGAAATCTTAA
- a CDS encoding ABC transporter ATP-binding protein — MLSVKGLTKDYGKLRAIDNLEFEVEEGIVYGFVGPNGAGKTTTIDIIATVLKPTSGDAFVNGYSVVRDKEKVKWLIGYMPDFYGVYHDMSVWEYLDFFCSAYGLEGEKKKKRIDELLEMFELTHKKDDEVESLSRGMRQKLCLARAIVHDPPLLLLDEPASGMDPRARTEVLQLLKELAREGKTIFISSHILPEIGSICDKVGIIEKGKLLISERMDKLEEKVKGFRTIRIEVIEGKEIGERIVKNNPQIIGIREWEKGWEVDFQGSESALAELLGELVREGVKVVSFAPSREITLTDIFMRITKGETQ, encoded by the coding sequence ATGCTCTCTGTAAAGGGATTGACGAAGGATTACGGAAAGCTTAGGGCAATAGACAACCTTGAGTTTGAGGTTGAGGAGGGAATCGTTTATGGGTTCGTTGGACCAAATGGGGCGGGGAAAACCACCACTATTGATATAATAGCCACAGTTCTTAAACCCACATCTGGAGATGCTTTCGTTAACGGTTATAGCGTTGTGAGGGATAAGGAAAAGGTGAAATGGCTGATTGGTTATATGCCCGACTTTTACGGCGTGTATCACGATATGAGCGTTTGGGAGTATCTTGATTTCTTCTGCTCAGCCTACGGATTGGAGGGCGAGAAAAAGAAGAAGAGGATAGATGAACTTCTTGAGATGTTTGAGCTCACGCATAAAAAGGACGACGAAGTGGAATCGCTCTCCCGGGGGATGAGGCAGAAGCTCTGCTTAGCGAGGGCGATTGTCCACGACCCACCACTCCTGCTTTTGGACGAGCCTGCCTCGGGGATGGACCCAAGGGCGAGAACGGAAGTCCTCCAACTTCTCAAAGAGCTTGCCCGCGAGGGAAAAACAATATTCATTTCCTCTCATATCCTCCCTGAGATTGGAAGCATATGCGATAAGGTTGGGATAATAGAGAAGGGAAAACTTCTAATCTCCGAGAGAATGGATAAGCTGGAGGAAAAAGTAAAGGGATTTAGAACGATAAGAATTGAGGTTATAGAAGGAAAGGAGATAGGTGAAAGAATAGTGAAAAACAATCCTCAAATCATAGGGATAAGGGAGTGGGAAAAGGGTTGGGAGGTGGATTTTCAGGGGAGCGAATCCGCCTTGGCCGAGCTCTTGGGGGAATTGGTTAGGGAAGGAGTGAAAGTCGTTTCCTTCGCTCCAAGCAGGGAGATAACCTTAACGGATATATTTATGAGGATTACAAAAGGAGAGACCCAGTGA
- the truB gene encoding tRNA pseudouridine(55) synthase TruB codes for MDGVLNIYKHPGPTSHDIVDMARRALNMKKIGHAGTLDPLAEGVLILCIGKGTRLSDYLSELPKEYLAEITFGITTSTYDAEGEITSKCDKEVFEEEVREVLNEFVGEIEQVPPPSSAIRYKGKRLYEYAREGIPVEPPPRRVTIYSLELVDFNKAERKGIFRINCSKGTYIRALARDIGEKIGTGAYLSKLIRTRVGPFSAEEALPASELKRENSSVIKGKIMPLVDALPHFPLYMVDHKQAFRISTGAYLPIKRNLFPLGKYIRVVSPDRQLISIAKVEVKEGQFYLKPEKVFAYEW; via the coding sequence ATGGATGGAGTGCTGAATATCTACAAGCATCCCGGACCGACCTCCCATGATATCGTTGATATGGCGAGAAGGGCGCTCAATATGAAGAAGATAGGGCATGCCGGTACCCTAGACCCCTTGGCGGAAGGAGTTCTCATTCTCTGTATAGGGAAAGGAACCCGTCTCAGCGATTATTTATCTGAATTGCCCAAGGAATATCTCGCGGAGATAACCTTCGGCATCACGACCTCGACTTATGACGCCGAGGGCGAGATAACTTCTAAGTGCGATAAGGAGGTCTTTGAGGAAGAGGTTAGGGAAGTTCTCAATGAATTCGTGGGCGAGATAGAGCAAGTTCCTCCACCCTCATCGGCAATACGCTACAAAGGGAAAAGGCTTTACGAATATGCAAGGGAAGGAATACCCGTGGAGCCTCCACCCAGAAGGGTTACAATCTATAGCTTGGAGCTCGTGGATTTCAATAAAGCGGAAAGAAAGGGGATTTTTCGCATAAATTGCTCCAAAGGGACATATATAAGAGCACTTGCAAGGGATATAGGGGAAAAGATAGGGACTGGGGCATATCTTTCCAAACTAATAAGAACGAGGGTGGGACCTTTCAGCGCAGAGGAGGCGCTTCCCGCGAGCGAGCTTAAAAGGGAGAATAGCTCTGTAATAAAGGGAAAAATCATGCCCTTAGTTGATGCGCTTCCTCATTTTCCCCTTTATATGGTTGACCATAAGCAGGCGTTTAGGATTTCCACAGGTGCCTATCTTCCAATCAAGCGCAATCTCTTCCCGCTTGGTAAATACATCAGAGTCGTGAGCCCAGATAGACAGCTGATAAGCATTGCGAAGGTAGAGGTGAAGGAAGGACAATTTTATTTGAAGCCTGAGAAGGTATTTGCATATGAGTGGTAG
- the infB gene encoding translation initiation factor IF-2 produces MASDIVKKLAKEMKVDEDSILWSVEQLSLSPDSLGEEEVELIKEFIKERALPITPNTTVKEFADKLSIAPTSLLTDLLEAGVPLNLNQVIDLDLARRLARERGFIVILEEEKEVEEKKEVGQPRPPVVTVLGHVDHGKTTLLDAIRETKVADSEAGGITQKIGAYQVEVDGKKITFIDTPGHEAFTAMRARGAQVTDIAVLVVAADDGVMPQTIEAINHARAANVPILVAINKIDKPDANVDLVKRQLAEVGLIPEEWGGDTICVPISALRREGLDELLEMLLLLAEIKELRANPRAKAKGTVIESRLDPARGPIATVIVQDGTLRVGDPIVAGSTYGRVRAMFNEWGKQLKEAPPSTPVEIMGLNDLPEAGDKFEVMDSEREAKEIAEARREEKEAAAVAPVRRVSLDTLYESLQREEEKELRLVIKANSQGALEAVKQALESLKQEEAKINIIHSGIGNISESDVLLASVANAIVIGFGCKADAKARKAAEREKVDVRVYKIIYELIDEVRAALLGLLTPVEMEVSLGKAEVRALFRLPDGKVAAGCYVREGKLVRGEMVRVWRGEAVIHEGELSSLRRFKNDVREVAEGFECGVLLEDFKDFQEGDIIECFTKQRVAQNV; encoded by the coding sequence TTGGCAAGTGATATAGTAAAGAAATTAGCTAAGGAAATGAAGGTTGACGAGGATAGCATCCTCTGGTCAGTGGAGCAGCTTTCTCTCTCGCCTGATTCCTTGGGCGAAGAGGAAGTAGAGCTTATAAAGGAGTTCATAAAGGAAAGAGCTCTTCCTATTACTCCCAACACTACTGTCAAGGAATTCGCGGATAAGCTCTCCATTGCCCCCACATCTCTCCTGACCGATTTGCTTGAGGCGGGGGTGCCCCTTAATCTGAATCAAGTCATAGACTTAGACCTTGCCAGGAGGTTGGCAAGGGAGAGGGGCTTCATAGTCATTTTGGAGGAAGAGAAAGAGGTTGAAGAGAAGAAGGAAGTGGGACAGCCTCGCCCGCCCGTCGTAACCGTCCTTGGGCATGTTGACCATGGTAAAACCACCTTGCTTGACGCTATAAGGGAGACTAAGGTGGCGGATTCGGAGGCGGGAGGTATCACTCAAAAGATCGGTGCCTATCAGGTAGAGGTTGACGGAAAGAAAATAACATTCATAGATACGCCCGGACACGAGGCTTTCACCGCTATGAGGGCGAGGGGGGCACAGGTAACGGATATCGCGGTTTTGGTGGTTGCAGCGGATGACGGAGTTATGCCGCAAACGATTGAGGCTATTAATCACGCAAGGGCAGCCAATGTCCCGATACTCGTTGCCATAAATAAGATAGACAAACCGGATGCGAATGTTGATTTGGTGAAGAGGCAATTGGCGGAGGTGGGGTTGATTCCCGAGGAATGGGGTGGTGATACGATATGTGTCCCAATCTCCGCTTTGAGGAGAGAGGGGCTTGACGAGCTTTTGGAGATGCTTCTTCTTCTTGCTGAGATAAAAGAGCTTCGGGCGAACCCGAGGGCAAAAGCAAAGGGAACGGTAATAGAATCCCGCCTTGACCCGGCAAGGGGACCGATTGCAACCGTTATTGTGCAGGACGGAACCCTAAGGGTAGGAGACCCTATAGTCGCTGGCAGCACTTATGGGAGGGTAAGGGCGATGTTCAATGAGTGGGGAAAGCAATTGAAGGAGGCTCCACCCTCTACACCGGTTGAGATAATGGGGCTGAACGACCTACCTGAAGCGGGAGATAAATTTGAGGTAATGGATTCGGAAAGGGAGGCAAAAGAGATAGCCGAGGCGAGAAGGGAAGAGAAGGAAGCCGCTGCGGTTGCCCCCGTGCGAAGGGTGAGCTTGGATACCCTTTATGAAAGCCTTCAAAGGGAGGAAGAGAAGGAGCTCCGCCTCGTGATAAAGGCAAATTCCCAAGGTGCTTTGGAAGCAGTAAAGCAAGCCCTTGAATCTTTGAAGCAGGAGGAAGCGAAGATAAACATCATTCATAGCGGCATCGGAAACATCTCGGAAAGCGATGTGCTTCTCGCCTCGGTGGCGAATGCGATAGTCATTGGTTTCGGTTGTAAGGCGGATGCGAAGGCAAGGAAAGCTGCCGAGCGCGAGAAGGTGGATGTTAGGGTTTACAAGATAATTTATGAGCTAATAGATGAAGTGAGAGCTGCTTTGCTCGGTCTTTTGACCCCAGTGGAGATGGAGGTATCGCTGGGGAAGGCGGAGGTAAGAGCGCTTTTCCGCTTGCCAGACGGTAAGGTAGCGGCGGGTTGCTATGTTAGGGAAGGAAAGCTGGTGAGAGGGGAAATGGTGAGGGTTTGGCGAGGGGAGGCTGTTATTCACGAGGGAGAGTTGAGTTCCTTGAGAAGGTTCAAAAACGATGTGCGGGAGGTGGCAGAGGGATTTGAATGTGGTGTCCTTTTAGAGGACTTTAAAGATTTCCAAGAAGGCGATATAATAGAGTGTTTCACTAAGCAGAGGGTAGCCCAGAACGTTTAA
- a CDS encoding YlxR family protein: MEPIRTCIGCGKKFPKSALIRIGRTKEGRIEVGIREGRGAYVCYNDECIKRALKGDRLAKALKIKGEIPPSISQRLLKEIEVMSIGK; this comes from the coding sequence ATGGAGCCGATTAGAACCTGTATAGGCTGTGGTAAAAAATTCCCCAAGAGCGCCCTTATCAGGATTGGCAGGACGAAGGAGGGAAGAATAGAGGTAGGTATAAGGGAAGGGAGAGGTGCATATGTATGCTATAACGATGAGTGCATTAAGAGGGCGCTTAAAGGGGATAGACTGGCAAAAGCTTTGAAGATAAAGGGCGAAATACCCCCTTCTATCTCTCAGCGGCTCCTTAAAGAGATTGAGGTGATGTCAATTGGCAAGTGA
- a CDS encoding ABC transporter permease subunit, translated as MRFNNPVLTREMRARAKGKRSFLVHILFLTFFLFVFLPIYYFVLKSETPWSENSTAFAGLLFSLLGFVSIVSPAFSSGSITGEREQKTLAFLLVSPLKPSSVIFGKVLSSFLFSALLLATTLPLFFLAFTVGGIEGKQFLLSFIIILISSLFFSALALFFSSVSRRTASAIAITYGIILFLLIGTLFIEDYLASRHTPGGNLPYLSGILYLNPAAGLLSTMTEQQSFFTLGSPGKPLNEFVPYKSVPLPFWVVNVILLLLLAYLLMLFAKRRYARMERT; from the coding sequence ATGAGGTTTAACAATCCAGTTTTAACAAGAGAGATGCGTGCACGCGCTAAAGGGAAGAGGAGCTTTTTAGTTCATATTCTCTTCCTCACCTTCTTTCTCTTTGTTTTCCTTCCCATCTATTATTTCGTTCTCAAATCGGAAACCCCCTGGTCGGAAAATAGCACTGCCTTCGCGGGGCTCCTATTCAGCTTGTTGGGCTTTGTTTCCATTGTCTCTCCCGCCTTCTCCAGCGGCTCTATTACTGGAGAGAGGGAGCAGAAAACCCTTGCCTTTCTCTTGGTTTCACCCCTCAAACCATCTTCGGTCATTTTCGGCAAGGTACTCTCCTCCTTTCTTTTCTCTGCTCTTCTCCTCGCAACCACGCTTCCCCTTTTCTTCCTCGCCTTCACAGTAGGCGGAATAGAAGGCAAACAATTCCTCCTCTCATTTATCATCATCCTCATTTCCTCCCTTTTCTTCAGCGCCCTGGCTCTATTTTTCTCCTCCGTCTCAAGGAGAACCGCCAGCGCCATTGCAATCACTTACGGAATCATCTTATTTCTTCTAATAGGAACATTATTCATTGAAGATTATCTCGCCTCTCGCCATACCCCGGGAGGAAACCTTCCCTACCTCTCGGGAATACTCTATCTCAATCCCGCAGCGGGGTTGCTCTCAACAATGACCGAACAACAAAGTTTCTTTACCTTAGGCTCCCCCGGGAAACCTCTCAATGAATTCGTCCCCTATAAATCCGTCCCCCTGCCCTTCTGGGTTGTGAATGTAATTTTGCTTCTCTTGCTCGCCTATCTCTTGATGCTCTTCGCAAAGAGAAGATATGCAAGGATGGAAAGAACATAG